In Allocoprobacillus halotolerans, a genomic segment contains:
- the yfmH gene encoding EF-P 5-aminopentanol modification-associated protein YfmH produces the protein MKVINYPTLQETIYFEEMSNGLKVYLLPKIGFSKTYGLFSTRFGSIDTTFVPLHETQMLKVPDGIAHFLEHKMFEMEEGDASEAFAKLGASSNAFTSSSRTAYLFSTTSHEKECIQLLLDFVQDIYLTDENVEKEKGIINQEIGMYDDDPDWRCYFGSIQNLYQKHPVKIDIAGTVETVRSIDKETLEKCYHTFYHPSNMMLFVVGNIDPKQTMALIRENQQQKEFSNEKSIQREIVEEPKDVAQKDATLHMDVTMPKIIVSLKINEILTNPQERLKRELGMNLLLDIFFAKSSSLYEQWLKEEIINDSFSAQFTQERDYCFLQIGGDTLYPEKLKARIFDFIEHMQDYAIDLESFSRLKKKTMGILISVFNSPESIANMFSRYYFEGIMIFDLIDYLNTLTIEDLNELKHLFDIQYTTSFTILPKTN, from the coding sequence ATGAAAGTAATTAATTATCCAACTCTTCAAGAAACAATATATTTTGAAGAAATGTCAAATGGTTTAAAAGTTTATCTTTTACCAAAAATCGGTTTTTCTAAAACTTATGGTTTATTTTCCACGCGTTTTGGTTCTATAGATACTACTTTTGTCCCTTTACATGAAACACAAATGTTAAAAGTTCCTGATGGTATCGCACATTTTTTGGAACATAAGATGTTTGAAATGGAAGAGGGCGATGCAAGTGAGGCTTTTGCAAAGTTAGGAGCAAGCAGCAATGCTTTTACTTCATCGTCGCGTACAGCTTATTTATTTAGTACCACAAGTCATGAAAAAGAATGTATTCAATTATTACTTGATTTTGTACAAGATATTTATTTGACAGATGAAAATGTTGAAAAAGAAAAGGGAATTATCAATCAGGAAATTGGAATGTATGACGATGACCCAGACTGGCGTTGCTATTTTGGAAGTATTCAAAATTTATATCAGAAACATCCAGTCAAAATTGATATAGCAGGAACTGTTGAAACAGTTAGGTCTATTGATAAAGAAACTTTAGAAAAATGTTATCATACTTTTTATCATCCAAGTAATATGATGTTGTTTGTAGTAGGCAATATTGATCCAAAACAAACAATGGCTTTGATTAGAGAAAATCAGCAGCAAAAAGAGTTTTCTAATGAAAAGTCTATTCAAAGAGAAATTGTTGAAGAACCAAAGGATGTAGCTCAAAAGGATGCAACTTTACACATGGATGTCACAATGCCAAAGATTATTGTTTCTTTAAAAATTAATGAGATTTTGACAAATCCACAAGAACGTTTAAAAAGAGAGCTAGGCATGAATTTATTACTTGACATTTTCTTTGCGAAAAGTTCATCGCTTTATGAACAATGGTTAAAAGAAGAAATCATCAATGATAGTTTTAGTGCTCAGTTTACTCAAGAAAGGGATTATTGTTTTCTTCAAATTGGTGGTGATACACTTTATCCAGAAAAGCTTAAAGCAAGAATCTTTGATTTTATTGAACATATGCAAGATTATGCCATTGACTTAGAAAGTTTTTCACGTTTGAAGAAAAAAACAATGGGAATTCTTATTTCTGTTTTTAATAGTCCTGAAAGTATTGCGAATATGTTTAGTCGTTATTATTTTGAAGGAATTATGATTTTTGATTTGATTGATTATTTAAATACTTTAACTATTGAAGATTTAAATGAATTAAAGCACTTATTTGATATTCAATATACAACTTCTTTTACAATTTTACCAAAAACAAATTAA
- a CDS encoding BMP family lipoprotein, protein MKKMFASLLALSMVLVGCGSGDGSKEESKNPEIVMLTDKGTIDDKSFNQGTYEGVQAYAKENNIECTYIKPVDATTDEYKNSIDQAVRQGAKVVVCPGYLFEEAIYEKQTEYPDVKFVLIDGNPHDASYKTYKTEKNTIGITFQEEQSGYLAGYAAVKDGNTSLGFMGGQAVPAVMNFGYGYVQGANDAAKELGITVKMKYHYTGGFSATPEIQTKASSWYKDGVTVVFGCGGSVGNSVMAAAEASDPVGKVIGVDVDQSSESNTVITSAYKKLGDAVQKALASIYSGDFDKTDDGSIQFRGEQNIVLGAKDGDVGLPLETSKFEKFTEADYNAIYDKIVNETVEIKNNKAAKSPADLKCENVELTVEN, encoded by the coding sequence ATGAAAAAAATGTTTGCGTCTTTATTAGCATTATCAATGGTGCTAGTTGGATGTGGTAGTGGTGATGGTTCTAAAGAAGAATCAAAAAATCCTGAAATCGTTATGTTAACTGACAAAGGAACAATTGATGACAAGTCTTTCAATCAGGGTACATATGAAGGTGTACAAGCATATGCTAAGGAAAATAACATTGAATGTACATACATTAAACCTGTTGATGCGACAACTGATGAGTATAAAAACTCTATTGATCAGGCTGTAAGACAAGGGGCAAAAGTTGTTGTTTGTCCAGGATATTTGTTTGAAGAAGCAATTTATGAAAAACAAACTGAATACCCTGATGTTAAATTTGTTTTAATTGATGGTAATCCTCATGATGCAAGTTATAAAACTTATAAAACTGAAAAGAATACTATCGGTATTACTTTCCAAGAAGAACAATCTGGCTATCTTGCAGGATATGCTGCTGTTAAAGATGGAAATACAAGCTTAGGTTTCATGGGTGGACAAGCTGTTCCAGCTGTTATGAACTTTGGATATGGATATGTTCAAGGAGCAAATGATGCAGCTAAAGAATTAGGAATTACAGTGAAAATGAAGTATCATTATACTGGTGGATTTAGTGCAACTCCAGAGATTCAAACAAAAGCTTCTTCTTGGTATAAAGATGGAGTTACAGTTGTATTTGGATGTGGTGGTTCAGTAGGTAACTCAGTTATGGCTGCGGCTGAAGCAAGCGACCCTGTTGGTAAAGTGATTGGTGTTGACGTCGATCAATCTTCTGAATCTAATACAGTTATCACTTCAGCATACAAAAAATTAGGAGATGCTGTTCAAAAAGCATTAGCTTCTATTTATAGTGGTGATTTTGATAAAACTGATGATGGAAGCATACAATTTAGAGGTGAACAAAACATTGTTTTAGGTGCTAAAGATGGTGATGTTGGTTTACCATTAGAAACTTCTAAATTTGAAAAATTCACTGAAGCAGATTATAATGCAATTTACGATAAAATTGTAAATGAAACTGTTGAAATTAAAAACAATAAAGCAGCTAAATCTCCTGCTGATTTAAAATGTGAAAATGTGGAATTAACAGTTGAAAATTAA
- the tkt gene encoding transketolase yields MNQSELSIAAIRSLGIDMINKANSGHPGMVLGSAPALYSLFTKELKVFPAHSQWLNRDRFVLASGHASSLLYSLLHLSGFQLTMDDLKQFRQWGSCTPGHPEVELTDGVDASSGPLGQGIPMAVGMAMAEVYLASRYNQKDYEVINHHTYVLCGDGDMQEGVTYEAASLAGHLCLGKLVVLYDSNNVTLDGPLNYSFSEDVKKRYEAMNWQVICVQDGNDYEAIAKAIKKAKKEIYKPSLIIVNTIIGFGSQNQGTSKVHGAPLGEEDGQYAKKQYGFEYDNFFVPEEVYDDFKKNVFNRGKRAYNKWNKMMDSYKEEYPELYQELFQNMNDEYAFDEETFMQAYQEGLSEATRVTSEKLINAIAAQNPTFLSGTADLASSTKTIIKNAERFSCENYGGRNLFFGIREFAMVAIMNGMTLHKGIKVAAGGFMVFSDYFKAALRMACLMKLPIILPLSHDSIAVGEDGPTHQPIEQLAMLRSLPNIQVIRSADAYEMCAAWKKAIETNDRPTALILTRQNVTNFTHATYDDVCHGAYIVSKEKEHLDGILIATGSEVELAVQAQKVLLEQGHDVRVVSMPSMELFDCQNASYKEMILPTHARKRVAVEMACDFGWHKYVGLDGKVISVNQFGASAPASVIIEKYGFTVDHIVQTYLSL; encoded by the coding sequence ATGAATCAATCTGAATTATCAATTGCTGCGATTAGATCACTAGGAATAGATATGATTAATAAAGCAAACTCAGGACATCCAGGGATGGTGTTAGGTTCTGCACCGGCTTTATATTCTTTATTTACAAAAGAGTTAAAAGTTTTTCCAGCACATTCACAGTGGTTAAATCGTGATCGTTTTGTTTTAGCAAGTGGACATGCATCTTCATTATTATATAGTTTATTACATCTATCAGGGTTTCAATTAACAATGGATGATTTAAAACAGTTTAGACAATGGGGAAGTTGTACACCTGGTCATCCTGAAGTTGAATTGACTGATGGTGTTGATGCTTCAAGCGGGCCTTTAGGTCAAGGAATTCCAATGGCAGTAGGAATGGCAATGGCTGAAGTTTATTTAGCGTCTCGATATAATCAAAAAGATTATGAAGTGATAAATCATCACACTTATGTATTATGTGGTGATGGAGATATGCAAGAAGGGGTTACTTATGAAGCTGCATCTCTTGCTGGACATCTTTGTTTAGGAAAGTTAGTTGTTCTTTATGATTCAAATAATGTAACATTAGATGGACCATTGAATTATTCATTTAGTGAAGATGTAAAAAAACGTTATGAAGCGATGAACTGGCAAGTTATTTGCGTTCAAGATGGTAACGACTATGAAGCTATTGCGAAAGCTATTAAAAAGGCTAAAAAAGAAATTTATAAACCATCATTAATCATTGTTAATACAATTATTGGATTTGGTTCTCAAAATCAAGGAACAAGTAAAGTTCATGGTGCGCCTCTTGGTGAGGAAGATGGACAATATGCTAAAAAGCAATATGGTTTTGAATATGATAATTTCTTTGTGCCAGAAGAAGTTTATGATGATTTTAAGAAAAATGTTTTTAATCGAGGAAAACGTGCTTACAATAAATGGAATAAAATGATGGATTCATATAAAGAAGAATATCCTGAATTATATCAGGAATTATTCCAAAATATGAATGATGAATATGCTTTTGACGAAGAAACATTTATGCAAGCATATCAGGAAGGGCTAAGTGAAGCAACACGTGTAACAAGTGAAAAATTAATTAACGCTATTGCTGCGCAAAATCCTACATTCTTATCAGGAACAGCTGATTTAGCATCTTCAACAAAAACAATTATAAAAAATGCAGAACGTTTCAGTTGTGAAAATTATGGTGGACGTAATTTATTCTTTGGTATTCGTGAATTTGCAATGGTAGCCATTATGAACGGAATGACATTGCATAAAGGAATTAAAGTTGCTGCTGGAGGATTTATGGTTTTCAGTGATTACTTTAAGGCAGCTTTAAGAATGGCATGTTTAATGAAATTACCAATTATTTTACCACTTTCACATGATTCTATCGCAGTAGGAGAAGATGGGCCTACACATCAACCTATTGAACAATTAGCAATGTTGCGTTCTTTGCCAAATATACAAGTCATTAGATCTGCTGATGCTTATGAAATGTGTGCGGCATGGAAAAAAGCTATTGAAACAAATGATCGTCCAACAGCTTTAATTTTAACAAGACAAAATGTCACAAACTTTACTCATGCAACTTATGATGATGTTTGTCATGGAGCTTATATTGTATCCAAAGAAAAGGAGCATTTAGACGGTATTTTGATTGCTACAGGTAGTGAAGTAGAATTAGCTGTACAAGCACAAAAAGTTTTATTAGAACAAGGGCATGATGTACGTGTTGTATCAATGCCTTCTATGGAATTATTTGATTGTCAAAATGCATCATATAAAGAAATGATTTTACCAACTCATGCCAGAAAACGTGTCGCTGTAGAAATGGCTTGTGATTTTGGATGGCATAAATATGTTGGTTTAGATGGAAAGGTTATTTCTGTTAATCAATTTGGAGCGAGTGCACCAGCATCCGTTATTATTGAAAAATATGGATTTACTGTTGATCATATTGTTCAAACATATTTATCACTTTAA
- a CDS encoding ABC transporter permease — MSDVLFLFQQTMFFFIPLLIVALGGLFSERSGIINIALEGMMIVGAFAGIFFIHFFQQSMNPQICLLIAILIAGLAGTLFALFHAIASINMKADQTISGTALNMFAPAFCIFVARLVQQTQQVEFSNTFRITKVPVLGDIPIIGDFLFQNTYITNFLGILILVLSWLILYKTRFGLRLRSCGELPQAADSAGINVYKIRYSGTLISGFLAGIGGLIFVVPTSTNFNADVAGYGFLALAVLIFGQWKPWHIAGAAFFFGFMKTIASAGLPFLASLSIPNYFYKITPYVATLIVLAFTSKNSAAPRAEGEPFDKGKR, encoded by the coding sequence ATGAGTGATGTTTTATTCTTGTTTCAACAGACAATGTTCTTCTTTATTCCACTTTTAATTGTAGCATTAGGTGGGTTATTTTCAGAGCGTAGTGGTATTATCAATATCGCTTTGGAAGGAATGATGATTGTTGGAGCTTTTGCAGGTATTTTTTTCATCCATTTTTTCCAACAATCAATGAATCCGCAAATTTGCTTATTGATTGCTATTCTCATAGCAGGTTTGGCTGGGACTTTGTTTGCCTTATTCCATGCCATTGCTTCTATTAATATGAAAGCTGATCAGACAATTAGTGGTACAGCATTAAATATGTTTGCTCCTGCATTTTGTATATTCGTTGCCAGATTAGTACAACAAACACAACAAGTGGAATTTTCAAATACATTTAGAATTACGAAAGTTCCTGTATTAGGTGATATTCCTATCATTGGAGATTTTCTTTTCCAAAATACGTATATTACAAATTTTTTAGGTATTTTGATTTTGGTTTTATCATGGTTGATTTTATATAAGACACGTTTTGGATTAAGATTGCGTTCTTGTGGTGAATTACCACAAGCTGCAGATAGTGCTGGAATTAATGTTTATAAGATTCGTTATTCAGGAACACTTATTTCAGGTTTTTTAGCTGGTATTGGTGGATTAATTTTCGTTGTTCCAACAAGTACAAACTTTAATGCAGATGTTGCTGGATACGGGTTCTTGGCATTGGCTGTTTTGATTTTTGGTCAATGGAAACCATGGCATATTGCTGGTGCTGCATTCTTCTTTGGATTTATGAAAACAATCGCTTCAGCTGGGTTACCATTCTTAGCTTCATTATCTATTCCAAATTATTTCTATAAAATTACACCATATGTTGCAACACTTATTGTTTTAGCCTTTACATCTAAAAATTCTGCTGCACCTCGTGCAGAAGGAGAACCGTTTGATAAAGGAAAACGTTAG
- a CDS encoding ABC transporter ATP-binding protein: MENVIEMRHITKVFPGIIANDDVTIELKKGEIHALLGENGAGKSTLMSVLFGLYQPEKGEILKNGQVVKINNPNDANSLGIGMVHQHFKLVHNFTVLENIVLGAEDTKNGFLYMKKARQKVEEISRQYNLKVDCDALISDITVGMQQRVEIIKMLYRDNEVLIFDEPTAVLTPQEIDELMQIMKDLAKEGKSILFITHKLNEIKEVADRCSVLRKGKYIGTIDVASTTKEEMSEMMVGRKINLQTEKTEAHPTDDILVVKNLSVGKKGHKNPVNNVSFSVRKGEIVCIAGIDGNGQTELVQAITGLMPVLNGTVSLNGKDITHASIRQRNISGISHIPEDRHKHGLVLDYPLSYNLVLQRYFEPQFSKNGFLKFDEIEKYSEKLIEQYDIRSGQGSKTIARSMSGGNQQKAIIAREIDKNPECLIAVQPTRGLDVGAIEYIHKQIIRERDEGKAVLLISLELDEVMNLSDRILVIYEGEIVGELNPKEITVQELGLYMAGSKRGDTNEKDI; this comes from the coding sequence ATGGAAAACGTTATCGAGATGCGACATATTACGAAAGTTTTTCCGGGAATTATAGCTAATGATGACGTGACTATTGAATTAAAAAAAGGTGAAATTCATGCATTGTTAGGGGAAAATGGTGCAGGAAAATCTACTTTAATGAGTGTCTTATTTGGGTTATATCAACCTGAAAAAGGAGAAATTTTAAAAAATGGTCAAGTCGTTAAAATTAATAATCCTAATGATGCAAATAGTTTAGGAATTGGAATGGTTCATCAACATTTTAAATTAGTTCATAATTTTACAGTATTAGAGAATATCGTTTTGGGAGCTGAAGATACAAAAAATGGTTTTCTTTATATGAAAAAAGCTCGTCAAAAAGTAGAAGAGATTTCTCGTCAATATAATTTAAAAGTTGATTGTGATGCATTGATTAGTGATATTACTGTAGGAATGCAACAACGTGTAGAAATTATCAAGATGCTATATCGTGATAACGAAGTTTTAATCTTTGATGAACCGACGGCTGTTTTAACACCTCAAGAAATAGATGAATTAATGCAGATTATGAAAGATTTAGCAAAAGAAGGAAAATCTATTCTGTTTATCACACATAAACTTAATGAGATTAAGGAAGTTGCTGATCGTTGTTCAGTATTAAGAAAAGGGAAGTATATTGGAACAATTGATGTAGCATCAACGACAAAAGAAGAAATGTCTGAAATGATGGTTGGGCGAAAAATTAATTTACAAACTGAAAAAACTGAGGCTCATCCAACTGATGATATCTTGGTTGTGAAAAACTTATCAGTTGGTAAAAAAGGACATAAAAATCCTGTCAATAATGTGAGTTTTTCTGTGCGTAAGGGTGAAATTGTTTGTATTGCAGGGATTGATGGTAATGGACAAACTGAACTTGTACAAGCGATTACAGGATTAATGCCTGTTTTAAACGGAACAGTATCATTAAATGGAAAAGATATTACACATGCTTCAATACGTCAACGTAATATAAGTGGGATATCACATATTCCAGAAGATCGTCATAAGCATGGTTTGGTTTTAGATTATCCATTATCATATAACTTGGTTTTACAAAGATATTTTGAACCACAATTTTCAAAGAATGGCTTTTTAAAATTTGATGAAATTGAAAAATATTCAGAAAAACTTATTGAACAATATGATATAAGAAGTGGACAAGGTTCAAAGACTATAGCGAGAAGTATGTCTGGAGGTAATCAACAAAAAGCAATTATCGCAAGAGAAATAGATAAAAATCCTGAATGTCTGATTGCTGTACAACCAACACGTGGTTTAGATGTTGGTGCGATTGAATATATTCATAAACAAATTATTCGTGAAAGAGATGAGGGAAAAGCAGTCTTGCTTATTTCACTAGAATTAGATGAAGTTATGAATTTATCAGATAGAATCTTAGTTATATATGAAGGAGAAATTGTAGGAGAATTAAATCCTAAAGAAATTACTGTTCAGGAATTAGGACTTTATATGGCAGGAAGTAAGCGAGGTGATACAAATGAAAAAGATATTTAA
- the yfmF gene encoding EF-P 5-aminopentanol modification-associated protein YfmF, with product MENVYQMSGYTLHLIPTKKFKTMTISLRLQSPLLKETTTIRTLLTFVLVAATQEYPSTKTLATYLDENYGASLSTHITTKGQSHIMNVTTSFINDTYLPSPEHLLEKQLQLISDLFYRPCIHQDGFDETIVQLKKKEFKEKIQAHKDDKFSYSLDKLFEYMGRNQVLGIPSTGYEEEIQDITPQQLYQYMKKCIEEDEKHVYIVGDIPENIVDVFDRLLKFPDGHHDYASSYMFESPRPEVLEVIEKQDITQSKLNLGYQIQCDFQSPSHYAFTVFNAIFGGFSQSRLFKVVREENSLCYYVSSSYDAFNGMMIVNAGIEAKDYQKALDLIQQQLSDIQNGHLLEDEIHLAKMMLVNALKKTNDEAGSMIALAYNRDITHKQETNEEYIEKLMNVTLEEIVEVTKKVKLDTIYFLTGKEFHESN from the coding sequence ATGGAAAACGTCTATCAAATGTCGGGATATACATTACATCTTATTCCAACAAAGAAATTTAAAACAATGACAATTTCTTTAAGATTACAAAGTCCATTGTTGAAAGAAACAACAACAATTAGAACTTTATTAACATTTGTTTTGGTAGCTGCTACACAAGAGTATCCATCAACAAAAACATTAGCAACCTATCTTGATGAAAATTATGGTGCCAGTTTATCAACACATATTACAACAAAAGGGCAGTCACATATTATGAATGTGACGACAAGTTTTATTAATGATACTTATTTGCCATCACCTGAACATTTACTTGAAAAACAATTGCAACTTATAAGTGATTTGTTTTATCGTCCTTGTATTCATCAGGATGGTTTTGATGAAACAATCGTACAATTAAAAAAGAAAGAATTTAAAGAAAAAATACAAGCACATAAAGATGATAAATTCTCATACTCTTTAGATAAATTATTTGAGTATATGGGAAGAAATCAGGTGTTGGGAATTCCAAGTACAGGATATGAAGAAGAAATTCAAGATATTACGCCTCAACAACTTTATCAATATATGAAAAAATGTATTGAAGAAGATGAAAAACATGTATATATCGTTGGAGATATTCCAGAAAATATCGTTGATGTTTTTGATCGTCTTTTAAAGTTCCCAGATGGACATCATGATTATGCATCTTCTTATATGTTTGAAAGTCCACGACCTGAGGTTTTAGAAGTAATTGAGAAACAAGATATTACTCAATCAAAATTAAATTTAGGTTATCAAATTCAATGTGATTTTCAATCACCGTCACATTATGCATTTACTGTTTTTAATGCAATATTTGGTGGTTTTTCACAATCACGTCTCTTTAAAGTTGTAAGAGAAGAAAATAGTTTATGTTATTATGTTTCTTCTAGTTATGATGCTTTTAATGGTATGATGATTGTCAATGCGGGGATAGAAGCAAAAGATTATCAAAAAGCTTTAGATCTCATTCAACAGCAATTATCAGATATTCAAAATGGACATCTTCTTGAAGATGAAATTCATCTTGCGAAAATGATGCTTGTCAATGCATTGAAGAAAACAAATGATGAAGCAGGAAGTATGATTGCTTTAGCATATAATCGTGATATTACACATAAGCAAGAAACAAATGAAGAATATATTGAAAAATTAATGAATGTAACTTTAGAAGAAATTGTAGAAGTTACTAAAAAGGTAAAGCTTGATACAATTTACTTCCTTACAGGAAAGGAGTTCCATGAAAGTAATTAA
- a CDS encoding ABC transporter permease yields MKKIFNSEASLNFASSVTAIIAGLIIGLIVIIIANPSNALNGYLTLIQGGFSNGTRGIGQVLNNATPIILTGLSVGFAFKTGLFNIGTPGQFVVGAFVAIYIGVEWTFLPGAIHWLVAILFAALAGAIWGCVPGIMKAYLNVNEVIASIIMNYIGMYTINYIIPLTVFNINKNETLPVASSAEIPQFGIEHLIPNVNGGIVIAIILVIVMHVILNKSVLGYELKACGFNQDASKYAGINSKQKVVCSMMIAGALAGIGGALVYLGGTGKCLAVVDTLAPEGFNGIAVALLGLSSPFGILAAGLFIAHLTIGGSLMQIYGFIPQIVDIIVAIIIYFSAFALMVKGIIANGISFKKKSKIKEGQ; encoded by the coding sequence ATGAAAAAGATATTTAATTCTGAAGCATCACTTAATTTTGCTTCTTCTGTTACTGCTATTATTGCTGGTTTGATTATCGGTTTAATTGTTATTATTATTGCCAATCCATCTAATGCGCTTAATGGGTATTTGACATTAATTCAAGGTGGTTTCAGCAATGGAACACGTGGAATCGGGCAGGTTTTAAACAATGCAACTCCAATTATCTTAACTGGTTTATCGGTTGGATTTGCCTTTAAGACAGGTCTATTCAACATTGGTACTCCTGGTCAATTTGTTGTGGGTGCATTTGTTGCAATTTATATTGGGGTTGAATGGACATTCCTTCCAGGTGCGATTCATTGGCTTGTAGCTATTCTATTTGCTGCTTTAGCAGGAGCTATATGGGGATGTGTGCCAGGTATAATGAAGGCTTATTTGAATGTCAACGAAGTTATTGCTTCTATTATTATGAATTATATTGGAATGTATACAATTAATTATATCATTCCTTTGACTGTATTTAATATTAATAAGAATGAAACATTACCGGTTGCTTCAAGTGCAGAGATTCCACAATTTGGGATTGAGCATTTGATTCCTAATGTTAATGGTGGTATAGTTATTGCTATTATTCTTGTTATTGTTATGCATGTTATTCTTAATAAATCGGTTCTTGGTTATGAGTTAAAAGCTTGTGGTTTTAATCAAGATGCAAGTAAATATGCAGGTATTAATTCTAAACAAAAAGTTGTTTGCTCTATGATGATTGCTGGTGCCTTAGCTGGTATTGGTGGTGCATTAGTTTATTTGGGCGGAACTGGTAAGTGTTTAGCTGTTGTTGATACATTGGCTCCTGAAGGATTTAATGGAATTGCAGTTGCATTATTAGGTCTTTCAAGTCCTTTTGGGATATTAGCTGCAGGGCTATTTATTGCACATTTAACTATTGGTGGTTCTTTAATGCAAATTTATGGCTTTATTCCACAAATTGTTGATATTATTGTAGCTATTATTATTTATTTCTCTGCCTTTGCACTTATGGTTAAAGGCATTATAGCAAATGGTATTTCTTTTAAAAAGAAGTCTAAGATAAAGGAGGGACAATAA
- the ltrA gene encoding group II intron reverse transcriptase/maturase: protein MKDTQDKIGYCQLSLGLLYEDSTEYDNNGEVYPISKQEISHTKNTNRFVIHEKLLETIVEDANIEKAIQRVVSNKGSGGVDKMQVAEVRTHFAQHWSYLKKLIMEGHYSPQAVKRVEIPKDNGKKRGLGIPTVTDRVIQQAIVQILTPIFEPLFSENSYGFRPRRNAHQAVRRVVDYANEGYRYTVDLDLEKYFDTVNHSRLIQILSQTIKDGRVISLIHKYLNAGVVVKHKFEETTKGVPQGGPLSPLLSNVYLNELDKEMERRGNRYVRYADDCVILFKSKRSAMRVKETVRRYLEEKLLVKVNQEKTKVAYITDIKFLGFGFYIEKSGNVRITVHKKSREKMKRRIKEITKRNRPVSSKQLGQELKLYMTGWINYYRVADMKVYLGKVDSWLRRRIRMIYWKRWKLVRTRYKNLQKLGINRKKAWEWANTRKGYWHIANSFILSRTLTNERLKSFGFISALDYYNSINL, encoded by the coding sequence ATGAAAGATACTCAGGATAAAATTGGATACTGTCAACTATCATTAGGCTTACTCTATGAAGATAGTACGGAATACGACAATAATGGAGAAGTGTATCCTATATCAAAACAAGAGATATCGCATACGAAGAACACCAATAGATTTGTAATACATGAGAAGTTACTTGAAACAATCGTAGAAGATGCCAATATAGAAAAGGCAATCCAAAGGGTTGTGAGCAATAAGGGAAGTGGTGGTGTAGATAAAATGCAAGTCGCAGAAGTTCGTACGCATTTCGCACAGCACTGGTCTTATCTAAAGAAACTCATCATGGAGGGACACTATAGTCCACAAGCCGTTAAAAGAGTAGAAATACCAAAAGATAATGGAAAGAAAAGAGGACTAGGAATTCCAACTGTGACTGACAGGGTCATTCAACAAGCGATAGTGCAAATACTTACGCCTATCTTTGAGCCACTATTCAGTGAAAACAGTTATGGATTTAGACCTCGAAGAAATGCTCATCAAGCAGTAAGAAGAGTCGTAGACTATGCCAATGAAGGATATCGATACACAGTAGACTTGGACTTGGAGAAATACTTTGATACAGTCAATCATTCAAGGCTTATACAGATACTGTCACAAACGATTAAGGATGGAAGAGTCATATCACTCATACATAAATATCTCAATGCAGGAGTCGTAGTAAAGCATAAATTCGAAGAAACGACTAAAGGCGTACCTCAAGGAGGACCACTAAGTCCATTACTATCAAATGTCTATCTTAATGAACTTGATAAAGAAATGGAAAGAAGAGGCAATAGATATGTAAGATATGCAGATGACTGTGTCATACTATTCAAAAGTAAAAGAAGTGCAATGAGAGTCAAGGAAACAGTGAGGAGGTATCTTGAAGAGAAGTTATTGGTTAAAGTCAACCAGGAGAAAACAAAAGTAGCCTATATTACTGATATAAAATTTCTAGGATTTGGATTTTATATAGAGAAGAGTGGTAACGTACGAATCACTGTTCATAAGAAATCAAGAGAAAAGATGAAAAGAAGAATCAAGGAAATCACAAAAAGAAACAGACCTGTCAGTAGTAAACAATTAGGCCAAGAATTAAAACTCTATATGACGGGATGGATAAACTATTACAGGGTAGCCGATATGAAAGTGTATCTTGGTAAAGTTGACTCATGGTTAAGACGAAGAATACGAATGATATACTGGAAGAGATGGAAACTGGTAAGGACGAGATATAAAAATCTACAAAAGTTAGGAATAAACAGGAAAAAGGCATGGGAATGGGCAAATACAAGAAAAGGCTACTGGCATATAGCCAATAGCTTTATACTCTCTAGAACACTGACAAACGAAAGACTGAAAAGCTTTGGGTTTATCAGTGCACTAGACTATTACAATTCTATAAACTTATGA
- a CDS encoding YneF family protein, translating into MLYGVLGLLIGLVIGFFVARYLFKKNLKKNPPINEKMIRAMFMEMGRKPNETQIKRIMKSINDQYK; encoded by the coding sequence ATGTTGTATGGCGTTTTAGGACTTTTAATAGGTCTTGTTATAGGATTCTTTGTTGCTCGTTATTTATTCAAGAAAAACTTAAAGAAGAATCCACCAATTAATGAAAAAATGATTCGTGCTATGTTTATGGAAATGGGACGTAAACCAAACGAAACTCAAATCAAACGAATTATGAAAAGCATTAATGACCAATATAAATAA